In Gossypium raimondii isolate GPD5lz chromosome 12, ASM2569854v1, whole genome shotgun sequence, a single window of DNA contains:
- the LOC105765652 gene encoding mitotic-spindle organizing protein 1B isoform X4, with protein MDPEAARTARESLDLAFHMSNILDTGLDRHTLSVLIALCDLGLNPEALAAVVKELQREPPPSTPLSSSSSQVP; from the coding sequence ATGGATCCAGAAGCTGCACGAACTGCCCGAGAATCCCTAGATCTGGCATTTCACATGTCAAATATTCTTGATACGGGTCTCGATCGGCATACTCTCTCGGTCCTCATTGCTCTCTGTGATTTGGGTTTAAACCCTGAGGCTTTGGCTGCTGTTGTCAAGGAACTTCAGAGAGAACCTCCACCATCAACCCCgttgtcatcttcttcatcacAAGTACCTTAA
- the LOC105765654 gene encoding uncharacterized protein LOC105765654 isoform X2 translates to MSTCYQHTSPQDFQSLHNFSLMQLKRTGLIRCFFEVSCKKLTGRALSAKKDPRIQLISARKLRTFEDPEINDKRVTADYGPLENSSVASYRMALIDFPLKLERKNWSREERENLEKGIRQQFQERALQVSVGWLSTSDGSPQDGNNLDGIIATVKDLEITPERIREFLPKVDWNQLASFYVKGRCGAECETRWLNHEDPLINRNPWTAEEDKNLLLIVQEMGIDNWFDIAVSLASNRTPFQCLARYQRSLNPCILKREWTEEEDDQLRIAVEVFGESDWQSVASTLKGRTGTQCSNRWKKSLHPTRQRVGRWTRDEDKRLKVAVLLFGPKNWRKIAQVVPGRTQVQCRERWVNSLDPALNVGIWTEEEDSRLEAAIEEHGYCWSKVATCVASRTDNQCWRRWKTLHPEEVPLLQEARKIRKAALISNFVDRESERPALGPNDFNIQLPMITATSEPSKEKGKRRRRRPEYEKENAAALRLSPEKRSHKSCRKGAQTTTGRNPPLENNNCTEPAEDVTFQKKRKREPPSGNNNHIKPAQHVAIQKKRKQPLSGHVNCSDRKQDGAVQTYKRKQQSGSSKFVKSVQDNCSSHLLSALCITGNHEAESFGSSLTVKRRKNHKASPKQFSKRSMCTESHEEQYSICSEISVFSGGDDGAEVMQNSGVESEILGADDTSRKAKPRSKRKTCMNSLTSQSSRTIVAEHFKNLSAAKNTKKNRTKQQQSKSRKSNKPSGDENGQTDGDHQTLACFLRNKLKKGGCEIVDNACLSEGMDERSKIDQTQFSLQHCDGENGTNIEIVDVVNKTVASRDIVREPTKINKEDITLACLCKRLKKKRCVTIAQSSNHGDMSE, encoded by the exons ATTAATGATAAGCGAGTAACTGCTGATTATGGTCCTCTAGAGAACTCTAGTGTAGCCAGTTACAGAATGGCTTTAATAGATTTTCCACTTAAGCTTGAGCGGAAAAATTGGTCcagagaagaaagagaaaatcttgAAAAGGGAATAAGGCAACAATTTCAAGAGAGGGCACTTCAAGTTTCTGTGGGTTGGTTGAG TACTTCAGATGGGTCACCTCAAGATGGAAATAATTTGGATGGCATCATTGCAACAGTAAAAGATCTTGAAATCACCCCAGAGAGAATTAGGGAATTTCTTCCTAAAGTGGATTGGAACCAGTTAGCTTCCTTTTATGTTAAGGGTCGTTGTGGGGCAGAATGTGAAACTCG CTGGCTGAATCATGAAGATCCCCTCATCAATCGCAATCCGTGGACTGCTGAAGAAGATAAGAATCTTTTGCTTATTGTTCAAGAAATGGGGATTGATAACTGGTTTGATATTGCGGTATCATTGGCGTCAAACAGGACTCCATTTCAATGCCTGGCACGGTATCAGAGGAGTTTGAATCCATGCATACTGAAAAGGGAATGGACTGAAGAGGAGGATGATCAACTTCGCATTGCTGTTGAGGTTTTTGGTGAAAGTGATTGGCAATCTGTGGCTTCTACATTGAAAGGACGGACTGGCACTCAATGCTCTAATAG ATGGAAAAAATCACTTCATCCGACTAGGCAGAGAGTTGGGAGATGGACGCGTGATGAAGATAAACGCTTGAAAGTGGCTGTGTTGCTTTTTGGCCctaaaaattggagaaaaatagcTCAGGTTGTTCCTGGTCGAACTCAAGTGCAATGTAGAGAAAG GTGGGTCAATTCCTTAGATCCAGCTTTGAATGTAGGCATTTGGACTGAAGAAGAAGACTCAAGACTGGAAGCCGCCATTGAAGAACATGGATATTGCTGGTCAAAGGTTGCCACATGCGTGGCTTCACGAACTGATAACCAGTGTTGGAG GAGGTGGAAAACGTTGCATCCTGAAGAAGTGCCTTTGCTTCAAGAAGCTAGGAAAATACGTAAAGCCGCTCTTATATCGAATTTTGTAGATCGGGAATCTGAGCGTCCTGCCCTTGGCCCCaatgattttaatattcaattaccAATGATAACTGCAACTTCTGAACCAAGTAAAGAAAAAGGGAAACGAAG ACGAAGAAGGCCAGAATACGAGAAGGAAAATGCTGCAGCTTTAAG GCTTTCCCCAGAAAAGAGGAGCCACAAGAGTTGTAGAAAAGGAGCTCAGACTACTACTGGACGAAACCCACCTTTGGAGAATAACAATTGTACTGAACCAGCAGAAGATGTTAcctttcaaaagaaaagaaagagagaaccACCTTCAGGAAATAATAATCATATCAAACCAGCACAACATGTTGccattcaaaagaaaagaaaacaaccaCTTTCTGGACATGTTAATTGCAGTGACAGAAAGCAGGATGGTGCAGTTCAGAcgtataaaagaaaacaacagtCAGGGAGTAGTAAATTTGTCAAATCAGTGCAGGATAATTGCTCATCTCACCTACTTTCGGCATTATGTATAACTGGTAATCATGAGGCTGAATCATTTGGTAGCAGTCTTACTGTAAAGAGGAGAAAGAATCACAAAGCATCACCTAAACAGTTTTCCAAGAGGAGTATGTGCACGGAATCACATGAAGAACAGTATTCTATCTGTTCTGAGATTTCCGTGTTTTCAGGAGGTGATGATGGTGCTGAAGTGATGCAAAACAGCGGTGTAGAATCTGAAATTCTCGGTGCGGATGATACTTCTAGGAAAGCTAAACCTCGATCGAAGAGGAAAACTTGCATGAACTCATTGACCTCTCAAAGTTCAAGGACCATCGTAGCTGAACACTTCAAGAACCTTTCAGCAGCTAAAAACACGAAAAAGAACAGAACTAAGCAGCAGCAAAGCAAGAGCAGAAAGAGCAACAAGCCATCTGGGGATGAAAATGGTCAAACAGACGGGGATCATCAGACTCTTGCTTGCTTTCTTCGTAATAAATTGAAGAAGGGAGGATGTGAAATTGTTGATAATGCTTGTTTATCGGAAGGAATGGATGAACGTAGCAAGATAGATCAAACCCAATTCAGTTTGCAACATTGTGATGGCGAGAATGGCACAAACATTGAGATAGTTGATGTAGTAAACAAAACCGTCGCTTCCCGTGACATTGTGAGAGAACCAACCAAGATCAATAAGGAAGACATCACCCTCGCGTGTTTGTGCAAGCGATTAAAGAAGAAGAGGTGTGTGACCATTGCACAAAGCAGCAACCATGGAGACATGTCCGAATAA
- the LOC105765652 gene encoding mitotic-spindle organizing protein 1B isoform X2, whose product MDPEAARTARESLDLAFHMSNILDTGLDRHTLSVLIALCDLGLNPEALAAVVKELQREPPPSTPLSSSSSQLRALSYSLSSASNRL is encoded by the exons ATGGATCCAGAAGCTGCACGAACTGCCCGAGAATCCCTAGATCTGGCATTTCACATGTCAAATATTCTTGATACGGGTCTCGATCGGCATACTCTCTCGGTCCTCATTGCTCTCTGTGATTTGGGTTTAAACCCTGAGGCTTTGGCTGCTGTTGTCAAGGAACTTCAGAGAGAACCTCCACCATCAACCCCgttgtcatcttcttcatcacAA CTAAGGGCATTAAGTTACTCACTTTCCTCTGCGTCAAACCG ATTGTGA
- the LOC105765657 gene encoding uncharacterized protein LOC105765657: MVSMVSGSAEPLSASGRSSEKLSLPSLQSKMKTDPEGYETELHLIRNQFYSALELFQQQAALNFSSISGVGADPSVAKDLSDRAMFLAHVTPFYPKQLAEFPSDLAAFLKSSARTLPSGLRFHATQAVILLVNRKIIDIKDTLSLFMELQTLDDRNLRKLAFSHVVHSIRRMNKNHKNEAKNRSLQNILFGLLQQDDEAKAKRSLITLCELHRRKVWFDERTANAICMACFHSSSRIMIAVLSFLLDYEKIENDDEDSDDLSSEDEMTQNPHVVISKETVYKAHHKGTAASKKKKKAKLQRAIRSMKRQQRLSSESSNCSYYSPLYHLKDAQGFVEKLFSRLQTCNERFEVKMMMLKVIARTVGLHRLILLNFYPFLQRYVQPHQKDITNLLAAAVQACHDMVPPDAVEPLFKQIVNQFVHDRSRPEAIAVGLNVIREICLRMPLLMTEDLLQDLVLYKKSHEKAVSAAARSLITLFREVCPSLLVKKDRGRPMDPKAKPKAYGEVNVLSNVPDIELLEQDDDIGGSEDDESGDEAVYISSDDGNEDNDDEESQYTANDGSEDEDVLDEEGDENDSVDEYESDIDDANEDDSDDEDKGDTEELETEEDDYNEEVSGSSKAGDSAGDGGNEDQKAKASKRKLSDFEGQLIAADTSLRALKRLAEAKTSHASSDSVDGILSDEHFQRIKKLKVKKEAKTALAQQGFKIPSSDQLSFKRVDPSKLEAHVRLRLSKEERLALVKAGREDRGQYQARTAIKQKKTGGLSNRQKEHKKYMPLAAKKAKAQRSRQEKNKKKSRSGKQFRGKKAWKQ, translated from the exons ATGGTTTCAATGGTCAGTGGCTCAGCGGAGCCTCTCTCTGCATCGGGTCGGAGCTCAGAGAAGCTGAGCCTCCCATCCCTCCAATCCAAAATGAAAACTGACCCGGAAGGCTATGAAACGGAGCTCCATCTCATCCGCAACCAATTCTATTCCGCTCTTGAGCTCTTTCAACAGCAAGCGGCTCTGAATTTCTCCTCCATCAGTGGCGTCGGTGCTGACCCAAGTGTGGCTAAGGACCTCAGTGACCGTGCCATGTTCTTGGCCCATGTCACGCCGTTCTATCCCAAGCAGCTCGCTGAGTTCCCTTCCGATCTCGCCGCGTTTCTGAAATCATCTGCAAGGACTCTTCCGTCAGGGCTTAGATTCCATGCCACTCAAGCCGTTATTCTCCTCGTTAACCGGAAG ATTATTGACATAAAGGACACTCTATCGTTGTTCATGGAATTGCAGACACTAGATGATAGGAATTTGAGGAAATTAGCATTTTCTCATGTTGTTCATAGCATTAGAAGAATGAACAAGAATCATAAGAATGAGGCCAAGAATCGCTCCCTTCAGAATATCTTGTTTGGCTTATTGCAG cAAGATGATGAAGCAAAAGCGAAAAGGTCTCTAATTACTTTATGTGAACTTCATCGAAGAAAGGTTTGGTTTGATGAAAGGACAGCAAATGCAATTTGTATGGCATGTTTTCATTCATCTTCTAG AATAATGATTGCTGTGCTCTCTTTTCTCCTTGATTATGAGAAGATTGAAAATGATGATGAGGATTCAGATGATTTAAGTAGTGAAGATGAAATGACACAAAATCCCCACGTTGTTATCAGCAAAGAGACAGTTTACAAG gCACACCATAAGGGTACAGCTGCTagcaagaagaaaaagaaagcgaAACTACAGCGTGCTATTCGTAGCATGAAAAGGCAGCAACGCCTGTCATCAGAAAGTAGCAATTGTAGTTATTATTCACCCCTTTATCATCTGAAAGATGCACAG GGATTTGTAGAAAAGCTTTTTTCTCGCCTTCAAACCTGCAATGAACGATTTGAG GttaaaatgatgatgttgaaagtaattGCTAGAACAGTTGGCCTTCACCGTCTgatattattaaatttctaCCCTTTTCTTCAAAGATATGTTCAG CCTCATCAGAAAGATATcactaatttactggcagcagCAGTTCAGGCCTGCCATGATATG GTTCCTCCTGATGCAGTTGAGCCATTGTTCAAACAAATAGTAAACCAATTTGTACATGATCGTTCACGCCCAGAG GCCATTGCTGTTGGACTGAATGTGATAAGGGAAATATGCCTGCGCATGCCTTTG TTGATGACTGAAGATTTGCTACAAGATCTTGTATTGTATAAAAAGTCACATGAGAAGGCAGTGTCAGCTGCAGCTCGCTCACTCATTACTTTGTTTAGAGAG GTTTGCCCATCACTGCTGGTTAAGAAGGACCGAGGCCGTCCAATGGACCCTAAGGCAAAACCAAAGGCATATGGAGAAGTCAATGTCCTTAGCAATGTCCCTGACATTGAATTATTGGAACAAGACGATGACATTGGTGGCAGTGAGGATGATGAAAGTGGAGATGAGGCTGTATATATTAGTTCTGATGATGGCAATGAAGACAATGATGATGAAGAAAGCCAGTATACTGCAAATGATGGGAGTGAGGATGAAGATGTATTGGATGAAGAAGGTGATGAGAATGACAGTGTTGATGAATACGAGAGTGACATTGATGATGCCAATGAGGATGACAGTGATGATGAGGATAAGGGCGATACAGAGGAGTTGGAAACTGAAGAGGATGATTATAATGAAGAAGTTAGTGGTTCTTCTAAAGCAGGTGACAGTGCTGGAGATGGTGGAAATGAAGATCAAAAGGCCAAGGCAAGTAAGAGAAAATTGTCTGATTTCGAGGGTCAACTTATTGCTGCTGATACAAGTCTTCGAGCTTTAAAAAGGTTGGCAGAGGCAAAGACGAGCCATGCTTCGTCAGACTCAGTGGATGGTATTCTCTCTGATGAGCATTTCCAAAGGATCAAGAAACTAAAG GTTAAGAAGGAAGCAAAAACTGCTTTGGCTCAACAAGGGTTTAAGATTCCAAGTTCTGATCAACTAAGTTTCAAACGAGTAGATCCCTCAAAGCTTGAA GCCCATGTCCGACTCAGGCTTAGCAAGGAGGAAAGGCTAGCATTGGTAAAAGCAGGAAGGGAAGACAGAGGGCAGTACCAGGCTCGAACTGCCATCAAACAGAAAAAG ACTGGTGGTTTAAGCAACCGTCAGAAAGAGCACAAGAAGTATATGCCGCTTGCTGCGAAGAAAGCCAAAGCTCAAAGATCTCGacaagagaaaaataagaagaagtCACGTTCTGGCAAACAGTTCCGTGGGAAGAAAGCTTGGAAGCAATGA
- the LOC105765659 gene encoding E3 ubiquitin-protein ligase ORTHRUS 2 yields the protein MAHDSVQLPCDGDGACMRCKVTPLAEETLICSTCATPWHVACLASPPETLASTLQWQCPDCSGDPLPSAAGALDGTSSELFAAIRAIESDESLTEKEKARKRQELVSGRVEEDGDKEKKGKEKESSFLDVLDGSLNCSFCMLLPDRPVTTPCGHNFCLKCFQKWIGQGKRTCAKCRSIIPPKMASQPRINSTLVSVIRMAKLSKSNVAAGPMKVYHFVQNQDRPDKAFTTERAQKPGKANAASGKIFVTVPPDHFGPITAENDPARNQGVLVGECWEDRLECRQWGAHLPHVAGIAGQSNYGAQSVALSGGYEDDEDHGEWFLYTGSGGRDLSGNKRTNKEQSFDQKFEKMNEALRVSCKMGYPVRVVRSHKEKRSSYAPEKGVRYDGIYRIEKCWRKVGIQGFKVCRYLFVRCDNEPAPWTSDDHGDLPRPLPAIPELKKATDVFERKESPSWDFDEEDNRWRWKKPPPPSKKPVNAADLEERKRARKAIRQAHTTTVRERLLKEFSCLICRQVMNLPVTTPCAHNFCKSCFEAAFSGKTAIRERSKGGRTLRSQKNVLHCPACPTDISDFLQNLQVNRELMGVIESLKQKSEENQDAVEELSEEQVDESEENADIGSGDSETAQKTKNPDPNDDLQNPPPDSDQKRTSKRMKVDTTQVVADCE from the exons ATGGCGCACGATAGCGTCCAGCTTCCATGCGACGGAGATGGCGCGTGCATGCGCTGCAAGGTCACCCCTCTGGCGGAGGAAACCCTGATTTGTAGCACGTGCGCGACTCCTTGGCACGTGGCTTGCTTGGCTTCTCCTCCCGAAACCCTAGCTTCTACACTGCAATGGCAGTGCCCCGACTGTTCCGGAGATCCTCTTCCTTCTGCTGCGGGCGCCTTAGATGGGACCTCTAGCGAGTTATTCGCGGCGATAAGGGCAATAGAGTCGGACGAATCGTTGACGGAGAAGGAGAAGGCGAGGAAGAGGCAGGAGCTGGTGAGCGGGAGAGTTGAAGAAGATGgggataaagaaaagaaagggaaagagaAAGAGAGCTCCTTTTTGGACGTTCTTGATGGAAGCTTAAACTGTTCGTTTTGCATGCTGTTACCTGACAGACCTGTTACG ACACCTTGCGGCCACAATTTCTGCCTTAAATGCTTCCAGAAATGGATAGGGCAAGGGAAGCGTACTTGTGCAAAATGTCGCTCAATAATTCCCCCCAAAATGGCAAGTCAGCCTCGTATTAATTCTACACTTGTATCTGTTATAAGAATGGCAAAGCTATCGAAATCAAATGTAGCTGCAGGGCCAATGAAAGTTTACCATTTTGTACAAAATCAAGACCGGCCTGACAAGGCTTTCACTACAGAGAGAGCACAAAAACCTGGAAAAGCTAATGCTGCTAGTGGGAAGATATTTGTGACTGTACCACCTGATCATTTTGGACCAATCACAGCCGAAAATGATCCAGCTAGAAATCAGGGTGTGCTTGTTGGTGAATGTTGGGAAGACAGATTGGAATGCCGGCAATGGGGTGCTCACCTTCCACATGTTGCAGGCATTGCTGGTCAGTCGAACTATGGTGCTCAATCTGTAGCTCTCTCAGGAGGTTATGAGGATGACGAGGATCATGGGGAGTGGTTTCTCTACACAGGAAG TGGAGGTAGAGATCTCAGTGGAAATAAGCGGACAAACAAGGAACAGTCATTTGATCAAAAATTTGAGAAGATGAATGAGGCTTTGCGAGTAAGCTGCAAAATGGGCTATCCTGTCCGAGTTGTAAG GTCTCACAAAGAAAAACGTTCTTCATATGCCCCAGAGAAAGGTGTGAGATATGATGGAATTTACAGAATTGAAAAATGTTGGAGAAAAGTTGGAATACAG GGATTTAAAGTTTGCCGATATTTGTTTGTGAGATGCGACAATGAGCCAGCCCCTTGGACAAG TGATGATCATGGAGATCTACCTAGGCCCTTACCAGCCATTCCCGAGTTGAAGAAGGCAACTGACGTATTTGAGAGAAAGGAAAGTCCATCATGGGACTTTGAT GAAGAGGACAATCGCTGGAGATGGAAAAAACCACCGCCTCCCAGCAAAAAGCCAGTGAATGCGGCTGATCTCGAAGAAAGGAAAAGGGCAAGGAAAGCTATAAGGCAAGCACATACTACAACTGTAAGAGAAAGACTACTCAAAG AGTTTAGTTGTCTAATCTGTCGGCAAGTTATGAATCTTCCAGTTACAACTCCATGTGCCCACAACTTCTGCAAATCTTGTTTTGAAGCTGCATTTTCTGGTAAGACTGCTATTAGAGAGAGAAGCAAAGGTGGCCGGACACTTAGATCACAAAAAAATGTGCTCCATTGTCCTGCTTGCCCAACCGACATCTCTGATTTTCTTCAAAACCTTCAG GTCAACCGAGAACTAATGGGTGTGATAGAGTCACTGAAGCAAAAGAGTGAGGAGAATCAGGACGCTGTTGAAGAGTTGAGTGAGGAACAGGTGGACGAGTCAGAGGAAAATGCAGACATAGGTTCTGGCGACAGTGAAACTGCCCAGAAAACCAAGAACCCTGATCCCAACGATGACTTGCAGAATCCTCCTCCCGATTCTGATCAGAAAAGAACTAGCAAGAGGATGAAAGTGGATACGACTCAAGTAGTAGCTGACTGTGAATGA
- the LOC105765661 gene encoding guanine nucleotide-binding protein subunit beta-like protein codes for MAFEGLVLRGTMRAHTDMVTAIATPIDNSDMIVTSSRDKSIILWHLTKDEKTYGVARRRLTGHSHFVQDVVLSFDSQFALSGSWDGELRLWDLNAGTSARRFVGHTKDVLSVAFSIDNRQIVSASRDRSIKLWNTLGECKYTIQDGDAHTDWVSCVRFSPNTLQPTIVSASWDKTVKVWNLTNCKIRNTLAGHSGYVNTVAVSPDGSLCASGGKDGVILLWDLAEGKKLYSLDAGSVIHSLCFSPNRYWLCAATEQSIKIWDLESKSIVEDLKVDLKAEAEKSDVTDNANKKKVIYCTSLNWSADGSTLFSGYTDGVIRVWGIGRY; via the exons ATGGCTTTCGAGGGATTAGTTCTCCGCGGCACCATGCGAGCCCACACTGACATGGTAACAGCCATCGCCACTCCCATCGACAACTCCGATATGATCGTTACTTCCTCTCGCGACAAGTCCATCATCCTTTGGCACTTGACCAAAGACGAAAAGACCTACGGTGTCGCTCGCCGCCGTCTCACCGGCCATTCGCACTTTGTTCAAGACGTTGTTCTCTCTTTTGACTCCCAGTTCGCTCTCTCCGGTTCCTGGGACGGTGAGCTTCGCCTTTGGGATTTGAACGCCGGAACATCCGCTCGTCGTTTCGTCGGCCACACCAAAGACGTGCTCTCCGTTGCCTTTTCAATTGATAACCGTCAGATCGTTTCGGCTTCTCGTGATCGAAGCATTAAGCTCTGGAACACCCTTGGAGAGTGCAAATACACGATCCAAGATGGGGATGCTCATACCGATTGGGTCAGCTGTGTTCGTTTCAGCCCAAATACTCTCCAGCCTACTATTGTTTCAGCTTCTTGGGATAAGACTGTGAAGGTTTGGAACTTGACTAACTGTAAGATTCGCAACACACTGGCCGGTCACTCCGGTTATGTGAACACTGTTGCGGTTTCACCTGATGGTTCATTGTGTGCTAGTGGCGGAAAAGATGGTGTTATTTTGTTGTGGGATTTGGCTGAAGGAAAGAAGCTTTACAGTCTTGATGCTGGTTCTGTTATTCATTCGCTTTGCTTTAGCCCCAACAGGTACTGGCTTTGTGCTGCGACTGAGCAGAGCATCAAGATCTGGGATCTGGAAAGTAAGAGTATTGTGGAAGACTTGAAGGTTGATCTCAAAGCTGAGGCTGAGAAATCTGACGTCACCGACAATGCAAACAAGAAGAAG GTGATATACTGCACAAGCTTGAACTGGAGTGCAGATGGAAGCACCTTATTTAGTGGTTATACAGATGGTGTAATCAGAGTTTGGGGAATTGGTCGATACTAA
- the LOC105765652 gene encoding mitotic-spindle organizing protein 1B isoform X3 has translation MDPEAARTARESLDLAFHMSNILDTGLDRHTLSVLIALCDLGLNPEALAAVVKELQREPPPSTPLSSSSSQLRALSYSLSSASNR, from the exons ATGGATCCAGAAGCTGCACGAACTGCCCGAGAATCCCTAGATCTGGCATTTCACATGTCAAATATTCTTGATACGGGTCTCGATCGGCATACTCTCTCGGTCCTCATTGCTCTCTGTGATTTGGGTTTAAACCCTGAGGCTTTGGCTGCTGTTGTCAAGGAACTTCAGAGAGAACCTCCACCATCAACCCCgttgtcatcttcttcatcacAA CTAAGGGCATTAAGTTACTCACTTTCCTCTGCGTCAAACCG GTAA
- the LOC105765652 gene encoding mitotic-spindle organizing protein 1B isoform X1 codes for MDPEAARTARESLDLAFHMSNILDTGLDRHTLSVLIALCDLGLNPEALAAVVKELQREPPPSTPLSSSSSQLRALSYSLSSASNRKIFFGKCFPNFSVFVSLKTFYIWKIFSKTRVK; via the exons ATGGATCCAGAAGCTGCACGAACTGCCCGAGAATCCCTAGATCTGGCATTTCACATGTCAAATATTCTTGATACGGGTCTCGATCGGCATACTCTCTCGGTCCTCATTGCTCTCTGTGATTTGGGTTTAAACCCTGAGGCTTTGGCTGCTGTTGTCAAGGAACTTCAGAGAGAACCTCCACCATCAACCCCgttgtcatcttcttcatcacAA CTAAGGGCATTAAGTTACTCACTTTCCTCTGCGTCAAACCG gaaaatatttttcggaaaatgttttcctaatttttcagtgtttgtttcactgaaaacattttacatttggaaaatattttccaagacaCGGGTAAAATGA